Proteins encoded by one window of Bacillus sp. DTU_2020_1000418_1_SI_GHA_SEK_038:
- a CDS encoding ABC transporter substrate-binding protein gives MSRRGLGLLSLLLVALLTMAACSSDKTDVSQEKEKEKEITEQTLKVAMQGIPPALDTHITGSYMTMEIARPVYEPLVAFNSKFEPQPMLAEKWEVSDDQKTYTFHLRQGIKFHNGKEMKAEDVVASMTRWKKLNATAERILGPGTFEAKDDYTIVFTLEKPSFLTLNILSSPAQFPGIMPKEIVEGAGEGAVTEFIGTGPYKVKEYVSDQFVHLEKFADYQAREEAADGLAGKKEALINEIKLDFVGDASTRVSSVITGEYHIVKSLPFDNFDQLDGDENVTTYTHEAGADFIVFNKKQGIFSNQKARQAILAGLDLNALSIGIYSEERFFDLNHSLSIPEQVNWYSDAGKELYNQNNQEKAKELLAEAGYNGEKITIVASNIESHRFTGIGLQQQLEGLGMNVELETYEFATLLEYRNDPSNWDLYIVDLATEPVPTNYLFFNPSWAGWTDSPEIQEILAGIQNAKDQQEATKLAEELQSAFYDYVPVIKPSNRQVFNATTSNVSGYQFFNSGLIPWNISLK, from the coding sequence ATGTCCCGAAGAGGTCTTGGATTACTGAGTTTATTACTTGTTGCTCTATTGACAATGGCTGCATGTAGTTCAGATAAAACGGATGTTTCCCAAGAAAAAGAAAAAGAAAAAGAAATTACAGAGCAAACATTAAAGGTGGCCATGCAAGGTATTCCCCCAGCATTAGATACACATATTACTGGGTCCTATATGACAATGGAAATCGCTAGACCTGTTTATGAACCTTTAGTAGCGTTTAATAGCAAATTCGAGCCGCAGCCCATGTTAGCCGAAAAATGGGAGGTAAGTGATGATCAGAAGACCTATACTTTTCATCTAAGACAAGGGATCAAATTCCATAACGGGAAAGAGATGAAGGCAGAAGATGTCGTTGCTTCGATGACTCGCTGGAAAAAGCTGAATGCTACCGCCGAACGAATCTTAGGCCCGGGAACATTTGAAGCAAAGGATGACTATACCATAGTATTCACATTAGAAAAACCTTCCTTTCTGACTTTAAATATTTTATCCTCTCCAGCACAGTTTCCTGGAATTATGCCTAAGGAAATTGTTGAAGGTGCAGGAGAAGGAGCAGTAACTGAATTCATAGGGACTGGCCCATATAAGGTGAAAGAATATGTCTCTGACCAATTCGTCCACTTAGAGAAATTTGCTGACTATCAAGCACGTGAAGAAGCTGCAGATGGTCTTGCTGGAAAAAAGGAAGCGCTGATTAATGAAATTAAATTAGATTTTGTAGGTGATGCATCAACACGTGTTTCAAGTGTAATCACAGGGGAATACCATATTGTGAAAAGCTTGCCATTTGATAATTTCGACCAATTGGATGGGGATGAAAATGTAACAACTTACACACATGAAGCGGGTGCTGATTTTATTGTATTCAATAAAAAGCAAGGGATTTTCAGTAACCAAAAAGCTAGACAAGCGATTTTAGCAGGATTAGACCTGAATGCATTATCAATTGGGATTTATTCAGAGGAGAGATTCTTTGATCTCAATCATTCACTAAGTATTCCTGAACAGGTGAATTGGTATAGTGATGCAGGAAAGGAGCTTTATAATCAGAACAATCAAGAAAAAGCGAAGGAATTGCTAGCAGAAGCTGGATACAATGGCGAAAAAATTACGATTGTAGCGAGTAATATTGAATCACATCGTTTTACTGGCATTGGTCTTCAGCAACAGTTGGAAGGATTAGGGATGAATGTAGAATTGGAGACATATGAGTTTGCTACTCTATTAGAATATCGAAATGATCCAAGTAATTGGGACCTATATATTGTGGACTTAGCTACGGAGCCTGTTCCAACAAATTATTTATTCTTTAATCCAAGCTGGGCTGGTTGGACAGATAGTCCTGAAATCCAAGAAATATTAGCAGGTATTCAAAATGCTAAGGACCAGCAAGAAGCAACGAAACTTGCTGAAGAACTGCAGAGTGCTTTTTATGATTATGTTCCAGTCATTAAGCCAAGTAACAGACAGGTGTTTAATGCAACGACTTCAAATGTAAGCGGTTATCAATTTTTCAATAGTGGGCTGATTCCTTGGAATATTTCGTTAAAGTAG
- a CDS encoding amidohydrolase family protein has translation MLKIDTLIVHADLFTMQGDGVGYIDDGAVAIDSGKIIGVGITEELRKDFAAREVIDATNMMVLPGFIDAHMHTHWAVLRGVAQDNNVWMHKGIGPYQHFLTHEAQIAGSKMNILEALAAGTTTFGDYGSTVNELAPFYQKIGTRARLTGFIREVPDVLDGLEEGDLYPFEPAIGERTLAKNLELIDKWNGKENNRITTLLGPQGPDFMGVDLLKKVKELAKEKNVMIHMHVAQAIRETKQMVGRYNIRSIPFLDELGYLDESLLAVHLTDATDEEARFLAKRGASMVLCSGSIGIIRGIAPPVLPFIEAGGKAALGSDQAPGNNCNQMINEMKLTALFNKIKYNDAEVMPAWKVLRMATIEGAQAIGIGDEVGSLEEGKKADITFIDLTSKAMQPVIKKPMRNHVPNLVYSARGHEVARVMVDGKTLYLNGEFLTVNEKEIMEDCQRLATQVTESVTDEKFSITNTKQLMAEGKL, from the coding sequence ATGTTGAAGATTGATACTCTGATTGTTCATGCTGACTTATTTACAATGCAAGGTGATGGTGTTGGGTATATCGATGATGGGGCAGTTGCTATCGATTCTGGAAAAATTATAGGTGTTGGGATTACGGAAGAGTTACGTAAAGATTTTGCAGCCAGGGAAGTCATCGATGCTACGAATATGATGGTTCTGCCTGGATTTATAGATGCTCATATGCATACTCATTGGGCAGTCTTAAGAGGAGTTGCCCAAGATAATAATGTATGGATGCATAAAGGGATAGGGCCCTATCAGCATTTTTTGACACATGAAGCTCAGATCGCCGGGTCTAAGATGAACATATTGGAAGCCTTGGCAGCGGGTACGACAACATTTGGTGACTATGGTTCAACTGTAAATGAACTTGCTCCATTCTATCAAAAAATTGGAACCAGGGCTAGACTGACAGGATTTATTCGAGAGGTGCCGGATGTATTGGATGGCTTAGAAGAGGGTGATCTGTATCCATTCGAACCTGCAATTGGGGAACGGACATTAGCGAAGAACTTGGAGCTCATCGATAAATGGAATGGCAAAGAAAATAACCGGATTACAACTTTACTAGGACCACAGGGACCGGATTTTATGGGTGTAGATCTTCTGAAGAAAGTTAAGGAGCTCGCCAAAGAAAAAAATGTGATGATTCATATGCATGTCGCCCAGGCTATTCGTGAAACGAAGCAAATGGTAGGAAGATATAATATCCGATCCATTCCATTTCTTGATGAATTGGGTTATTTAGATGAGTCACTCCTGGCTGTACATTTAACAGATGCGACAGACGAAGAAGCTAGGTTCTTAGCTAAACGTGGTGCCTCCATGGTCCTTTGTTCAGGGAGTATTGGCATTATTCGAGGAATTGCTCCACCTGTATTGCCTTTTATTGAAGCTGGCGGTAAAGCTGCACTCGGCTCCGATCAAGCGCCTGGGAATAATTGCAATCAAATGATTAATGAAATGAAGTTAACCGCATTGTTCAATAAAATTAAATACAATGATGCAGAGGTCATGCCAGCTTGGAAAGTTCTGCGAATGGCAACAATTGAAGGTGCACAGGCAATCGGCATAGGAGATGAGGTTGGTTCGCTTGAAGAAGGTAAGAAGGCAGATATTACGTTTATTGATTTGACTTCAAAAGCAATGCAGCCGGTCATTAAAAAACCGATGCGAAATCATGTGCCAAATCTTGTATATTCCGCAAGAGGTCATGAAGTAGCAAGAGTGATGGTAGATGGAAAAACATTGTACTTAAACGGTGAGTTTTTAACTGTGAATGAAAAGGAAATTATGGAGGACTGTCAACGATTGGCCACACAAGTAACTGAAAGCGTTACTGATGAAAAGTTCAGCATTACAAATACGAAACAATTGATGGCTGAAGGAAAGTTGTAA
- a CDS encoding ornithine cyclodeaminase family protein translates to MLILDENTIKNIYHMNDAIKDLKDNLFLKNTNQIENPQRTVLTFPKYEASALYMPSANRTQEVVSIKIVSIFPNNPSQERPTTQGVLLLTDASTGEHICLMNASYLTRLRTGALSGIATSKFSRLNSSVLGVIGTGAMAFEQVLGVLQVREIKKIMLYNKTRKKAEEFEERLIDFGVMLDISIEHNVDELVETADIICCSTRSNDPVFNGKLLKPGTHINGIGSYLPSMREVDLETVHRSSKIIVDDLEGVKEEEGELIFANQVSDWSFSDVFAELSDTLINDELQRDSSEEITFFKSVGAAYFDLIVALGVYRKAKEEGVGIEVIL, encoded by the coding sequence GTGCTAATTCTAGATGAAAACACAATAAAAAATATCTACCATATGAATGACGCGATTAAAGACTTAAAGGATAATCTATTTTTAAAAAATACAAACCAAATTGAAAATCCGCAACGAACTGTTCTTACTTTTCCAAAGTACGAAGCTTCAGCTTTGTATATGCCCAGTGCGAATCGCACGCAGGAAGTTGTTTCTATTAAAATAGTATCCATCTTTCCCAATAATCCTTCTCAGGAAAGACCAACAACACAAGGGGTATTATTGCTTACAGATGCGAGTACGGGAGAGCATATTTGTTTAATGAATGCTTCCTATTTAACTAGGTTGCGAACGGGGGCACTTAGCGGGATTGCAACTAGTAAATTCTCAAGGCTTAATTCAAGCGTTTTAGGTGTAATTGGGACAGGTGCAATGGCATTTGAACAGGTTTTAGGAGTATTGCAAGTAAGGGAAATAAAAAAGATAATGCTGTACAATAAGACTCGGAAAAAGGCGGAGGAATTCGAAGAAAGACTGATAGACTTTGGGGTTATGCTAGATATTTCGATTGAACATAATGTGGATGAGCTTGTTGAAACAGCTGATATTATATGCTGCAGTACGAGGTCAAATGATCCTGTTTTTAATGGGAAGCTTCTGAAACCGGGAACACATATCAATGGGATTGGTTCATATTTACCATCCATGAGGGAGGTAGATTTGGAAACCGTCCATCGTAGTTCGAAAATCATTGTGGATGACCTTGAAGGTGTAAAGGAAGAAGAGGGAGAGCTTATCTTCGCTAATCAAGTAAGTGACTGGAGTTTTTCTGATGTGTTCGCCGAACTTAGCGACACTTTGATAAATGATGAGTTACAAAGGGACTCATCAGAGGAAATAACATTTTTCAAATCTGTTGGTGCTGCATATTTTGATCTTATTGTTGCATTAGGAGTGTATCGAAAGGCAAAAGAGGAAGGAGTGGGTATCGAGGTCATTTTATAG
- a CDS encoding helix-turn-helix domain-containing protein has protein sequence MYENLGSKIKELRKDKRLTLKQIAEKTNLSISFLSQLEHGKTSATLESLKKISESLDVYPSYFFSKPETKSNSNIVRNIMNENDLQENKFIYRDLSGRMERPLFYPNLIILNPGDNSGKNFSHQGQEFLYILEGILTVLIDDNEYVLKPYDCIFIDSARPHYWLNKTEKSVKFLCISSSERFNS, from the coding sequence ATGTATGAAAACTTAGGAAGTAAAATCAAGGAGCTTAGGAAGGATAAAAGGCTCACCTTAAAACAAATCGCTGAAAAGACAAATCTCTCCATAAGCTTTCTATCACAACTGGAACATGGTAAAACATCAGCTACCCTAGAATCGTTGAAAAAAATCTCTGAATCTTTAGATGTATATCCGAGCTACTTTTTTTCAAAACCGGAAACAAAATCGAATTCCAATATTGTTCGAAATATAATGAATGAAAATGACTTGCAGGAAAATAAGTTTATTTATCGAGATTTATCAGGCAGAATGGAAAGACCGCTCTTCTATCCGAACTTAATCATTCTAAACCCAGGCGATAATTCAGGGAAAAACTTTTCCCATCAAGGGCAGGAGTTTCTCTATATTTTGGAGGGGATATTAACAGTCCTAATTGATGATAACGAATACGTATTGAAACCCTATGATTGTATTTTCATAGATTCAGCAAGGCCGCACTATTGGTTAAATAAAACCGAAAAATCGGTTAAGTTTTTGTGCATTTCATCTTCAGAGCGTTTTAATAGCTAA
- a CDS encoding MFS transporter — protein sequence MAKEESLLSLKLHLFIFNATNTIIISFLPIYLKYKGLMSTEIGWVLATGLLASIFSQVFWGYISDKYKVVKRILLICTYGFLVSSFIFFQLTDVVAILMVGAVFYFFSTPIGALIDSLAQRKAIKNGVSFGSIRTWGSIGFAASSLIVGKILALIGIQHLIWPFLFLGFMTLFSTYRLKDVKAATDKVRLHNVQQLIKNKPLLIFLLLILLLSISHRTNDNFISLYIIQLGGSENLVGISWFIAVLSDAIIFAFAGFWYKKYHPMLFIIVAGVLYSLRWFTYSIINEPILIVSLQFLNGLTFACFYIAAFDYISRLIPSILKSTGHLLFYAIFFGLSGIIGSILGGILFDTFGGGTLYFVMGCLALVGTTLTTVHYTPSFRKNIESGI from the coding sequence GTGGCCAAAGAGGAGTCACTGTTATCACTTAAATTGCATTTGTTTATTTTTAATGCAACAAACACCATTATTATTAGCTTTTTACCAATATACTTGAAATATAAGGGATTGATGAGCACAGAAATTGGATGGGTGCTTGCCACTGGACTACTTGCATCCATCTTTTCACAAGTATTTTGGGGATATATAAGTGATAAATATAAAGTTGTAAAACGAATACTCTTGATTTGTACGTATGGCTTTCTGGTAAGCAGTTTCATATTCTTTCAATTGACTGACGTGGTAGCTATTCTTATGGTCGGGGCAGTATTCTACTTTTTTTCAACCCCTATTGGAGCACTTATAGACAGCCTTGCCCAGCGGAAAGCAATTAAAAATGGTGTGTCATTCGGCTCAATCCGAACTTGGGGGTCCATTGGTTTTGCAGCTTCATCACTTATTGTTGGAAAAATACTAGCCTTGATCGGTATTCAACATTTAATATGGCCGTTTCTGTTCCTTGGATTCATGACGCTTTTTTCGACATATAGGCTAAAGGATGTAAAAGCAGCAACCGATAAGGTTCGGTTACACAATGTTCAACAGCTTATCAAAAATAAACCTTTATTAATCTTTTTACTGCTAATTCTTTTATTATCAATTTCACATCGAACAAATGACAATTTTATTAGCTTATACATTATTCAACTCGGTGGCAGTGAAAATCTAGTGGGTATATCATGGTTTATTGCTGTTTTAAGTGATGCGATCATTTTTGCATTTGCTGGTTTTTGGTATAAAAAATACCACCCTATGCTTTTTATTATCGTTGCCGGGGTACTATATAGTTTACGATGGTTCACATATAGCATTATTAATGAGCCTATACTTATAGTTTCATTACAATTCTTAAATGGATTGACATTTGCCTGTTTCTATATTGCAGCATTTGACTACATTTCTCGTCTAATTCCAAGCATACTTAAATCGACCGGCCATCTACTTTTTTATGCGATCTTTTTTGGATTATCGGGTATCATTGGATCTATTTTGGGTGGTATACTGTTTGATACTTTTGGGGGTGGCACCCTCTATTTTGTGATGGGTTGTTTGGCCTTGGTTGGGACTACTTTAACAACAGTCCATTATACTCCCTCATTCAGGAAGAATATTGAATCCGGTATCTAA
- a CDS encoding SDR family oxidoreductase codes for MDLKVVVITGAGSGLGASLAKKYSTMGCHVCLIGRRASKLEETAKQLTNSYSIYELDVTSKSSVEKVMWSIKEEVGPIDLLINNAGLGVFDLAENLSEEHVHGMIDINLKGTIFCTQEVLPSMKERNQGIIVNVVSTAGIEGKVTESVYCASKFGVRGFTESLALELNDTGIRVFGAYMGGMKSPFWEGILTEEKMKDLMDPDDIADIIIDNAKLRKNLIVTEVVIKNKI; via the coding sequence TTGGATCTAAAAGTTGTTGTTATTACAGGTGCTGGCAGCGGACTAGGTGCTTCTCTCGCTAAAAAATATTCTACTATGGGCTGCCATGTATGTTTAATAGGAAGAAGGGCTTCAAAACTTGAGGAAACAGCTAAACAATTAACTAACAGCTACTCTATTTACGAGTTGGATGTTACGTCCAAAAGTTCGGTAGAAAAGGTGATGTGGTCCATAAAGGAAGAAGTGGGGCCCATTGATTTATTAATCAATAATGCTGGACTCGGTGTATTTGATTTGGCGGAAAATTTATCAGAAGAACATGTGCATGGCATGATTGATATTAATTTAAAGGGAACGATTTTTTGCACACAAGAAGTCCTGCCAAGTATGAAAGAGCGTAATCAAGGCATTATTGTAAATGTTGTGTCAACGGCTGGAATTGAAGGAAAAGTCACTGAGTCCGTTTATTGTGCGAGTAAATTCGGTGTGCGCGGATTCACAGAGAGCCTTGCCCTCGAACTAAATGACACGGGCATTCGGGTGTTCGGTGCCTATATGGGCGGAATGAAATCACCTTTCTGGGAGGGCATTTTAACAGAAGAGAAAATGAAGGACTTGATGGATCCAGATGATATAGCAGATATAATCATTGATAACGCTAAACTTCGAAAAAATCTGATTGTCACGGAAGTTGTTATTAAAAATAAAATTTAG
- a CDS encoding LacI family DNA-binding transcriptional regulator: MTTTIRDVAKLSGVSVATVSRYN; the protein is encoded by the coding sequence TTGACAACCACAATAAGAGATGTTGCGAAATTATCGGGAGTATCTGTGGCAACAGTTTCAAGGTATAATTAA
- a CDS encoding helix-turn-helix domain-containing protein produces MNIGNAVKAQRISKNLSVRELAARTGLSPGSISKIENGKTIPNVMTLKNIADAMEVPVAYFFLEEEEQLVQIIRKKDRPVLTRNISETGEVTEEMLSNGKDNLMQPCIITFSGGSHSGEAISHKGEDFIYVLKGNLLCVLEGLDRYELEEGDSMYFPSTIPHRWENLSKTEEAKIMVVASPASF; encoded by the coding sequence TTGAATATTGGAAATGCGGTAAAGGCACAAAGAATTTCAAAAAACCTATCTGTTCGGGAATTGGCGGCACGGACGGGATTGTCCCCCGGGTCGATTAGCAAGATTGAGAATGGGAAAACGATTCCTAATGTCATGACTTTGAAAAATATTGCGGATGCAATGGAAGTACCGGTTGCTTATTTTTTTCTAGAAGAGGAGGAACAGCTAGTCCAGATCATACGAAAAAAAGACAGGCCTGTATTAACAAGAAATATTAGTGAAACGGGGGAAGTGACAGAGGAAATGCTTTCTAATGGAAAGGACAATTTAATGCAGCCGTGCATTATTACCTTTTCAGGAGGAAGCCATTCAGGTGAAGCCATTTCACATAAGGGAGAAGATTTTATTTATGTTTTAAAAGGAAACCTATTATGTGTTTTAGAAGGATTGGATCGTTATGAATTAGAAGAAGGCGATTCGATGTACTTTCCTAGCACAATCCCGCACAGGTGGGAAAACCTATCAAAAACGGAGGAAGCTAAAATAATGGTTGTCGCCTCCCCTGCTAGTTTTTAA
- a CDS encoding uracil-xanthine permease family protein yields MEKQSEIQLVANVDDKIPAGQAIFLGFQHVLAMDLYIVPIILAGALSMGVSDKSFLIQMTFLAAGIATIIQTKWGLKLPVVQGPSYIPLGALAFIGGTLGLSAMIGSLIPGAILLAVLGYFKLIGKIIEKLIPPIVAGTVILVIGVALMPVAMKNVFYSPVGDPKANLIIAGTSALLLVIFLILGGRTGRTSKIIKLLSVLLALTGGTIVAAAYGMVDFSPVKEASWISFPKIFSYGMPTFDISAVLTMVFIYFVILIESTGTWFAVGAVSNSEITKERINSGTAGEGLGCAIGSVIGGMPVTGYSTNAGIIAVTGVASRTAILAAGGILVILGLIPKLTTLISCIPEVVIMGVFAIVTVIIAMNGLRIIKNIDFTERNMIVVGIPVLLAIGGMVIPAEIVSLFPQFIQYLISAGMAIGAIFAVLLNLVLPKDAK; encoded by the coding sequence TTGGAGAAACAGAGTGAAATTCAGCTGGTGGCTAATGTAGATGACAAAATACCCGCAGGACAAGCCATTTTTCTAGGGTTTCAGCATGTACTCGCAATGGATCTTTATATTGTTCCTATTATTTTGGCGGGCGCACTTTCAATGGGAGTGAGTGACAAGTCTTTCCTTATTCAGATGACTTTTTTAGCTGCAGGCATTGCGACCATTATTCAAACGAAATGGGGGCTTAAACTCCCGGTTGTTCAAGGACCTTCTTATATACCGTTAGGAGCGCTCGCTTTTATCGGAGGGACTCTTGGTTTATCAGCCATGATTGGCAGTTTAATACCTGGTGCCATCCTATTAGCGGTTTTAGGATATTTTAAGCTGATTGGAAAAATTATTGAAAAACTAATCCCACCAATTGTTGCTGGGACGGTCATTCTTGTGATCGGTGTCGCGCTAATGCCAGTGGCTATGAAAAATGTTTTCTATTCTCCTGTTGGTGACCCAAAGGCAAATTTAATCATCGCAGGAACATCGGCATTGTTATTAGTCATCTTCCTCATATTAGGCGGCAGGACGGGAAGGACATCAAAAATCATCAAATTACTTTCCGTTTTACTTGCTCTAACAGGTGGGACCATTGTTGCTGCAGCATATGGAATGGTCGACTTTTCACCGGTGAAAGAGGCTTCGTGGATTTCGTTTCCTAAGATTTTTTCTTATGGAATGCCTACATTTGATATCTCTGCAGTATTAACGATGGTCTTTATCTATTTTGTTATTTTAATAGAAAGTACTGGAACTTGGTTTGCGGTTGGAGCTGTTTCTAATAGCGAGATTACAAAGGAAAGGATAAACAGCGGAACGGCTGGAGAAGGACTTGGCTGTGCTATTGGCTCCGTCATTGGGGGCATGCCAGTCACAGGATATTCCACAAATGCCGGGATCATCGCTGTCACCGGTGTGGCAAGCAGAACAGCCATTCTAGCTGCAGGAGGAATACTCGTCATTCTCGGATTAATCCCTAAATTAACAACATTAATTTCTTGCATTCCAGAGGTTGTGATTATGGGTGTCTTCGCCATCGTGACGGTCATTATTGCGATGAACGGGCTAAGGATTATAAAAAACATTGATTTTACTGAAAGAAATATGATTGTCGTTGGGATTCCAGTCCTGTTAGCCATTGGAGGGATGGTCATTCCTGCTGAAATCGTCTCGCTGTTTCCGCAATTTATTCAATATTTAATTTCAGCCGGTATGGCGATTGGGGCTATTTTTGCAGTGCTACTAAACTTAGTTTTGCCTAAAGATGCAAAGTGA
- a CDS encoding amidohydrolase: MSQILLKNAYLVTMNKDKQVYENGDILIENNKIVKVGKVNRESVQNHAEVIDCTGKMILPGLVNTHVHTTQQLGRGLADDVDLLTWLRKRTWPYESSMSKEEQYLSAIACCIELIKSGVTSFAEAGGFHVDSIGKAVEKMGIRCALARSTMDAGEGLPENWIEQTDETLNIQLEAFEKWNNRANGRVKYWFGVRTIFNATEELLLRTREIADKLCTGVHMHIAEIPEENEFSKEKFGYSTVEYLSNIGFLDKNLIAAHTVWLTNKEVDLFRNHDVKVSHNPAAAMRVLGFAKIPEMVSKGVTVSIGTDGAPCNNRMDMIDEMHLTALIHKGRTLDPKVIPAETILEMATINGAKAILQESEIGSLEAGKKADLIIINPHSIGSLPLHDPVSNLVYAMHSSNVESTMCDGKWIMKDRNILVVDEEEILIEAQKMAESIRKRAGIHLPERFQTIRY, encoded by the coding sequence ATGTCGCAAATTTTATTGAAAAATGCCTATCTCGTTACAATGAATAAAGACAAACAAGTTTATGAAAATGGAGATATTTTAATAGAAAACAACAAAATCGTTAAAGTCGGAAAGGTAAATCGGGAAAGCGTGCAAAATCATGCGGAGGTCATAGATTGTACCGGAAAAATGATATTGCCCGGCTTGGTCAACACCCATGTTCATACAACACAACAATTGGGGCGCGGCCTTGCTGATGATGTGGATCTGCTCACCTGGCTCAGAAAAAGAACTTGGCCATATGAAAGCAGTATGAGTAAAGAGGAACAATATTTGTCCGCCATCGCTTGCTGCATAGAATTAATTAAATCCGGCGTCACTTCTTTTGCAGAAGCAGGAGGTTTCCATGTCGATTCAATCGGAAAAGCAGTAGAAAAAATGGGAATTCGCTGTGCTTTGGCAAGATCTACAATGGATGCCGGCGAAGGCCTCCCTGAAAATTGGATTGAACAGACGGATGAAACGTTAAATATACAATTAGAAGCATTTGAAAAATGGAACAATCGAGCAAATGGGCGCGTTAAATACTGGTTTGGTGTTCGAACTATTTTTAATGCAACGGAGGAACTTCTCCTAAGAACGAGAGAAATAGCAGATAAACTATGTACGGGTGTTCATATGCATATAGCCGAGATTCCTGAAGAAAATGAATTTTCAAAGGAGAAATTTGGTTATTCGACAGTGGAGTATTTGTCAAATATCGGCTTTTTAGACAAAAACCTGATAGCTGCACACACGGTTTGGCTAACAAATAAGGAAGTTGATTTATTTAGAAATCATGATGTGAAAGTATCCCATAATCCAGCCGCAGCGATGAGAGTGCTCGGTTTTGCCAAGATCCCTGAAATGGTTTCAAAAGGAGTCACTGTTTCGATTGGGACAGACGGGGCACCTTGTAATAATCGAATGGATATGATCGATGAAATGCATCTTACCGCTCTCATTCATAAAGGCAGAACGTTGGATCCAAAAGTAATTCCTGCTGAGACAATTCTTGAAATGGCAACCATTAATGGAGCGAAGGCGATTCTGCAGGAGAGTGAAATCGGAAGCCTGGAGGCTGGAAAAAAAGCGGACTTGATTATTATCAATCCGCATTCAATCGGCAGCCTCCCCCTTCACGATCCCGTTTCTAATCTAGTTTATGCCATGCATTCATCGAATGTTGAATCGACAATGTGTGACGGCAAATGGATTATGAAGGATCGGAATATTTTAGTTGTGGATGAGGAAGAAATCTTAATAGAAGCGCAGAAAATGGCGGAAAGTATAAGAAAAAGAGCAGGCATTCATTTGCCTGAACGGTTTCAGACGATTAGGTACTAA